A segment of the Longimicrobiales bacterium genome:
CAGACCCGCGGCGCGGGTCTCATCGCGCAGCACGTGCTCGCCTTTGAGGAGTCTGAGCGCGAACTGAGTGCACGCCGATTCATCGCCGGACTCGCACGCAGCGCGCAGGCGTTTCGCCTCTTCTGCGCCCGGGTTGCAGCCGATGATGGCCAGACCCGTGGCGAGGAGCAGGAGCGAGCGTCCGACCGCTCTTGGGGTAATCAATGCGATTTACACGTGACTGTGTGTGGTCAGGAACTGTGTGTGGTCAGGATCCGTCTGCCGTTGACCTACGCAGCCGGGGTCGAGCGGGTTTCGGTCACCTGCGCCGAAGCTGCGCGGGCCGGTCGGACCGCTTGCGCTGCCGGATGCTCATGCTCTTGCGGGTCACGATACCACCTGCGCAGTTTGTGCAGAGGGGTCGCCCATGCCGTCCGGGGCATCCCGCCGCCTGCAGGTTGGCCGTGCAGTCATCCATGAACAGCCGCTGACCGGAGCTCGGACATGTCCATCGCCCGTGCTGCACTCCTCCGCGCATCGCGCAATCCATTCCTGGCGGAGCAGTTCCGGAAGCGCGCGTTCGCGCGGCGTGCGGTGCGCCGGTTCATGCCGGGCGAGGACATGTCGGCCGCGCTCGACGCGGCATCGCAGTTCGGTGCGGCCGGCATCGGTAGCGTCGTTACGAGCCTCGGCGAGCAGGTACGCACGCGCGAGGAAGCGGAAGCGGTGCGGGAACATTACCTCGCGCTGCTCGGCGCGGTGCATGCGCGCGGTCTGCCCACTCAGATCTCGGTCAAGCTCACGCACCTCGGGCTCGACGTTGATGTCGAGACGTGCTTCGAGAGTCTGCGTGCCCTCGCGACCCGTGCGGCCGCATCCGGGTCGATGGTATGGCTCGACATGGAGGAGGCGACCTATGTGGATGCCACGCTCGACCTGTATCGCCGGCTCACGAACGAGCAGCTGCGTGTCGGCCTGTGCCTCCAGGCTTACCTGCGACGCACACCGGCCGACCTGGAGTCGCTGCTGCCGTCTTCACCCGTGATCCGACTGGTGAAGGGGGCGTATCAGGAGTCGGCGGACGTCGCGTTCCCGGCGAAGAAGGACACCGATGCGGCATTCCTGCAGCTCGCGAAGCGGCTGCTCGACTATGCGCCCGCGGGCGCGCTACCGGTCATGGGGACGCACGACCTGCGGCTGATCGGGAAGATCCGCGAGTATGCGGATGCCCTGGCGCTGCCATCCGGCGCGTACGAGGTGCACATGCTGTATGGCATCCGTTCCGCCGCGCAGCGTGAGCTGGCGGGGAGCGGCACGAGCGTGCGCGTGCTGATAAGTTATGGAGTGAACTGGTTCCCGTGGTACATGCGACGCATAGCCGAACGGCCGGCGAACATGTGGTTCGTCGTGAGGAACCTCGTCCCCTGACCGCGACCTGCGGCCGCCCGCAACCACAACACCGGAGAATCGATGCCCATGAATCTAGGACCGGTCGAGCTCCTGTTCATACTGATGGTGTGGGCGCTCCCTATCGTCCTGCTCGTCTGGTTCGTGCGGACGATCATGGACATCCGCGACATGCTGCGCAGTATCGATGCGCGGCTCGCGCGCTTCGAGGCAGGTCGCACCGACATTCCGTGACCCCGGCGCGATTCGCCGCATCCGCTCACTCCATCCCACACTGACAGGGAATGACATGGCAAGGAAAGACAGGGACATCACACGCGGCTACTCCCGTGCCCAGTTCGTCGCCAAGCTCCGCCGCCTCGCCGACTCCATCGAGACCGGCACCGCCTTCACGATCCAGGTTGCCGGCGAGCGGATGCGCATTCCCGCCGATGCCACGTTCAACATTGAGCACGAGCGCGCCGGCTCGACCGAGGAGCTGGAATTTCAGCTGATCTGGACGGCAGAGTAGGACGCCGTCTGTCCAGGAATGGCTCGTGTGAATGAGCGATTCCAGCGGAGATCCGCCGACAGGAGCTGTCATGTCACAGGGTTCATCCGTCCATCCTGCCAGGTCCATCATCGGGGGCATGCTGCTGGTCGTGTTCATGCGCGCACCCGTTCTGTTCGCGCAGACCGTGACGGTGGCCGGCGTCGTGGTGGAGCAATCGGATTCCACACCGATCGCCGAGGCCAGCATCCGTCTGGCCGACGCCCCGCTCGCAATCACGGATGAGCGTGGCAGGTTCGACATCCCGGGTGTGCCGCCCGGCCGCTACGTGCTTGCCGTGGAGGCACTGGGTTATGTGGCGCGCGAGATCGAGGTGGATCTCCGTGCGGACACGACCATTCATATCGAGCTGATCCCGGACCCGATCGATGTCGAAGGCCTGACGGTGGAAGGTGTCACCATCCGGGGCAATCTGCGCGATGCGGAATCCGGCCTGAAGCTGCTCACCGGTCGCGTGACGCTTCAGCCCGATGGTCGATCGGTTACGACCCGGAGCGGCACTTTCACGCTGAAACAGGTGGCCAGGGGCAGCAGCGTGATGCTGGTCGC
Coding sequences within it:
- a CDS encoding proline dehydrogenase family protein, with the translated sequence MSIARAALLRASRNPFLAEQFRKRAFARRAVRRFMPGEDMSAALDAASQFGAAGIGSVVTSLGEQVRTREEAEAVREHYLALLGAVHARGLPTQISVKLTHLGLDVDVETCFESLRALATRAAASGSMVWLDMEEATYVDATLDLYRRLTNEQLRVGLCLQAYLRRTPADLESLLPSSPVIRLVKGAYQESADVAFPAKKDTDAAFLQLAKRLLDYAPAGALPVMGTHDLRLIGKIREYADALALPSGAYEVHMLYGIRSAAQRELAGSGTSVRVLISYGVNWFPWYMRRIAERPANMWFVVRNLVP
- a CDS encoding amphi-Trp domain-containing protein, translating into MARKDRDITRGYSRAQFVAKLRRLADSIETGTAFTIQVAGERMRIPADATFNIEHERAGSTEELEFQLIWTAE
- a CDS encoding carboxypeptidase-like regulatory domain-containing protein; translation: MSQGSSVHPARSIIGGMLLVVFMRAPVLFAQTVTVAGVVVEQSDSTPIAEASIRLADAPLAITDERGRFDIPGVPPGRYVLAVEALGYVAREIEVDLRADTTIHIELIPDPIDVEGLTVEGVTIRGNLRDAESGLKLLTGRVTLQPDGRSVTTRSGTFTLKQVARGSSVMLVAEAMEHLPTRVELFVEGDTTVDIMMGVDSVALRLLDRQARRLASRAESMPYSVNELDRDDIR